From Acidihalobacter aeolianus, a single genomic window includes:
- a CDS encoding FHA domain-containing protein, giving the protein MEKAQILEALTPIAVLQAITPEAVQSIPYCHVRHNLVAIYQFPFHIGRDSRVRVDEKTGELLRIERQKVGVSDPNNDLYLIDSGGLLNISRAHLKIARHDNKFKIVDRDSACGCLVNDEHFGGQDAGGEHLIEDGDELGIGTQDTPYRFRFIVLETT; this is encoded by the coding sequence ATGGAAAAAGCACAAATCCTGGAAGCTCTGACGCCGATCGCGGTACTGCAGGCCATTACCCCAGAGGCCGTTCAGTCGATCCCTTATTGCCACGTGCGGCATAATTTAGTCGCGATCTACCAATTCCCATTCCATATAGGCCGTGACTCCCGGGTCAGGGTGGACGAGAAAACCGGCGAACTGCTCAGGATCGAACGCCAAAAGGTGGGTGTCAGTGACCCCAACAACGATCTATATCTGATAGACAGCGGCGGACTTCTCAACATCTCCAGAGCCCATCTGAAGATCGCGCGCCACGATAACAAATTCAAGATTGTCGACCGCGATAGCGCCTGTGGATGCCTTGTAAATGATGAGCATTTTGGCGGCCAGGACGCGGGCGGTGAGCATCTTATCGAGGATGGCGATGAACTGGGTATCGGTACTCAGGACACACCTTACCGGTTCCGATTCATTGTTTTGGAAACCACGTGA